The following proteins are co-located in the Roseovarius arcticus genome:
- a CDS encoding cation diffusion facilitator family transporter, which translates to MQDHSDHGHAGHDHSHIPKNETKIAIAAALTGTFMLAEVAGGVISGSLALIADAGHMLTDFASLILAWLGFRLARRPADSKRTYGFDRFSVLAAFVNGMSLFVIAAWILWEAVQRLGHPQDVMGGVMLWVALAGLAVNIVAILVLTRGGEGENLNVRAAALHVMGDLLGSVAALAAAIVIIWTGWTPIDPILSVLVAFIILRSAWSVVAQSGHILLEGAPEGFDRRAVVKALCDDIPGLRDISHVHAWSVTQERPMVTMTVTLEEGSDPATVKAAIRERLEKGHGIGHVTIELDM; encoded by the coding sequence ATGCAAGATCATTCAGACCACGGCCACGCCGGCCACGATCATTCGCACATCCCCAAGAATGAGACTAAGATCGCCATCGCCGCCGCGCTGACGGGCACGTTCATGCTGGCCGAGGTGGCCGGCGGGGTCATCTCAGGCTCGCTCGCGCTGATCGCGGATGCGGGGCATATGCTGACTGATTTCGCGTCGCTGATACTGGCGTGGCTCGGCTTTCGGCTGGCCCGCCGTCCGGCAGATTCGAAGCGGACCTACGGCTTTGACCGTTTTTCGGTGCTGGCCGCCTTCGTCAACGGAATGTCGCTGTTTGTCATTGCCGCATGGATCCTGTGGGAGGCCGTTCAGCGGCTAGGTCACCCTCAGGACGTGATGGGCGGTGTCATGCTATGGGTCGCGCTGGCCGGTTTGGCGGTGAACATTGTGGCCATCTTGGTCCTTACCCGCGGCGGAGAGGGCGAGAATCTGAACGTGCGCGCCGCCGCGCTTCATGTGATGGGCGACCTGCTGGGATCGGTTGCGGCGTTGGCGGCCGCAATTGTCATCATCTGGACAGGCTGGACGCCGATTGACCCGATCCTTTCGGTGCTTGTTGCGTTCATCATCCTGCGCTCTGCTTGGTCGGTGGTGGCGCAAAGTGGGCATATCCTACTGGAGGGCGCGCCAGAAGGTTTCGACCGTCGTGCCGTGGTCAAGGCGCTGTGCGACGACATTCCAGGGCTACGCGATATCAGTCATGTCCATGCGTGGTCCGTCACCCAAGAAAGGCCCATGGTCACGATGACCGTCACGCTTGAGGAGGGCAGCGACCCAGCAACAGTCAAGGCTGCGATTCGCGAGCGGCTGGAGAAGGGGCATGGAATTGGCCATGTAACGATAGAGCTAGACATGTAG
- a CDS encoding TIGR01459 family HAD-type hydrolase — protein MTQIIQSLDEISSRYDAAFVDLWGCLHNGETAYPEAVEAMRRYRAGGGTVVLVTNSPKSRTGVEGQLAEFGVPKDAYDAIATSGDSARAAMFRGVVGEKVYVMGAWDSDKGFFEPLDVIENPVTITSVPLEDATGIVCVGPFDPMADPSVNRPDFLYAKQKGLKLLCANPDIVVDRGSKREWCAGALARLYTEMGGTSLYFGKPHPPIYDLARRRLAALGKDVGENSILAIGDGIGTDVAGAMGENLDSLFITGGLAAGETHDGDQPDPARLEAYLQREQTSPTYTIGHLR, from the coding sequence ATGACCCAGATCATCCAATCACTCGACGAAATTTCCAGCCGCTATGACGCAGCGTTCGTCGATCTGTGGGGTTGCCTGCACAATGGCGAGACGGCGTATCCAGAAGCGGTAGAAGCGATGCGCCGCTACCGCGCAGGCGGCGGAACCGTGGTGCTGGTCACAAACTCGCCAAAATCACGCACGGGTGTCGAGGGGCAATTGGCCGAGTTTGGCGTGCCCAAGGACGCCTATGACGCCATTGCCACATCAGGCGATTCGGCCCGCGCCGCGATGTTTCGCGGTGTCGTCGGAGAGAAGGTCTATGTCATGGGCGCATGGGACAGCGACAAAGGCTTTTTTGAGCCGCTGGATGTCATCGAGAATCCGGTGACTATCACGTCTGTTCCGTTGGAAGACGCGACAGGCATCGTCTGCGTCGGTCCGTTCGATCCGATGGCCGATCCATCAGTCAACCGCCCCGATTTCCTCTATGCCAAGCAAAAGGGGCTAAAGCTGCTCTGCGCCAATCCCGATATCGTCGTGGACCGCGGCAGCAAGCGCGAATGGTGCGCGGGCGCTTTGGCGCGGCTCTATACGGAAATGGGGGGGACGAGCCTCTATTTTGGCAAGCCGCATCCACCGATATACGACTTGGCACGTCGGCGACTGGCCGCCCTTGGCAAGGACGTCGGCGAGAACAGTATACTGGCTATCGGCGATGGCATCGGTACCGATGTTGCGGGCGCCATGGGCGAAAACCTTGATTCTCTGTTCATCACAGGCGGCCTTGCAGCAGGTGAGACGCACGACGGCGATCAGCCCGATCCGGCGCGGCTAGAGGCATACTTGCAGCGCGAACAGACCAGCCCGACATACACCATCGGCCATCTGCGCTGA
- a CDS encoding MaoC family dehydratase, protein MLDNLPRGTICIEDIEIGMIRHLRKVITDRDIELFAEVSTDRNPVHLDDAYARDTIFEGRIAHGMLTAGLISAVIGEQLPGHGTVYMGQSLKFLAPVRPGDMVTAEVEVISIDPAKRRVGLDCRCMVDGKKVLIGEATVMAPSRKFD, encoded by the coding sequence ATGTTGGATAATCTGCCACGCGGCACAATCTGCATCGAAGACATCGAAATTGGGATGATACGCCATCTGCGTAAGGTCATCACCGACCGCGATATTGAGCTGTTTGCCGAGGTATCAACCGACCGCAACCCTGTGCACCTGGACGACGCTTACGCCCGCGATACGATTTTCGAGGGCCGTATCGCGCACGGAATGCTGACCGCCGGGCTGATTTCTGCCGTGATCGGCGAGCAGCTGCCGGGTCATGGCACCGTTTATATGGGCCAGTCGCTAAAATTTCTGGCCCCCGTGCGCCCCGGCGACATGGTAACCGCCGAAGTCGAGGTAATCTCCATCGATCCCGCCAAGCGCCGCGTCGGACTGGATTGCCGCTGCATGGTGGATGGTAAAAAGGTGCTGATCGGCGAGGCGACCGTGATGGCCCCGTCGCGCAAGTTCGACTAA